In the Stakelama saccharophila genome, CTGTTGTCGCGCTACGAGCGAATGATCGCACGGCGATATCTGCTGCCAGGGCGAGGCGAGGCGTTCATCTTCCTCGTCGCGTCGATCAGCCTGATTGCCGTGATGCTGGGCGTCGCCGCGCTCGTCGTCGTCATGAGCGTGATGAACGGCTTCCGCGCCGAACTGTTCGACAAGATCGTCGGGCTCAATGGTCATGCCGTGGTGCAGGGCTATGACGGCCAGTTGCGCGACTGGCGTCAGGTGCTGGAGGAAGCGCGCGCGACGAAGGGCGTGACGAAAGCCATGCCGCTGGTCGAGCAACCGCTCTTCGCATCGCATAACGGTCGGGCGGAGGGCGTTCTTCTGCGCGGCATGCGGGTCAGCGATCTACGCCACAACGCAACCATCGCGGACAATGTGGTCGTGGGCAGCCTCGATGCACTGAAACCGGGCAGCAAGGCGGTGGCGATCGGTTCCCGCCTGGCCGAGGCGCTGGGCGCGACGGTGGGCAGCGAGATCTCGCTGACCTCGCTGCAGGGCCACGCGACCCCGTTCGGCACCGTACCGCGAATCATTTCCTACAGGGTCGGAGCAATCTTCGAAGTCGGGGTCTATGATTACGACAAGACTTTCGTCGTGATGCCGATGCAGGATGCACAGACGCTGCTGCTGATGGGCGATTCGGTGGGCATGATCGAAATGAACGTCACCGATCCCGATCGCGTGGGCGAGATCGTGGCGCCGCTGGCCGCCAAGGTCGGCGATCGCGGGCTCATCACCGACTGGCGATCGATGAACGCGCAGCTTTTCGAAGCGCTCAAGGTCGACCGTCTCGTCACCTTCGTCGTGCTGTCGATCATCATTCTGGTCGCCGTGTTCAACATTCTGTCGTCGCTTATCATGCTCGTCCGCGCCAAGACGCGCGACATCGCCATTCTGCGAACGATGGGCGCGACCCGGCTGGGGTTGCTGCGTATCTTCATGACGGTGGGCACCACGATCGGCGCGCTGGGGATCGGCGCCGGTCTGATCCTCGGCTTCGTCTTTATCCATTTCCGACAGAATGTGGTGGCGGCGATCGGTTTCGTGACCGGGCAACAGGTCTGGGATCCCTCGATGCGCTATCTGACGGAATTGCCGGCCAAGACGGCGCCGCTGGAGGTCGTCGGCATCGCCTTGATGGCACTGGTCTTTTCCATCCTCGCAACCTTGTATCCCGCCTTCAAGGCGGCGAGCACCGACCCCGTCCAGGTATTGCGCTATGAATGAAGCGGTTCTTGCAACGAGGGGGCTGGAGCGCAGCTTCACCCAGGGCAGCGTCCGCATCGACGTGCTGCGCGGTGTCGACCTCGACGTGGCGCAGGGTGAGATCGTGGCGCTGCTGGGTCCGTCCGGATCGGGAAAATCCACATTGCTTCAGGCCGTGGGGCTGCTGGAAGGCGGCTT is a window encoding:
- a CDS encoding lipoprotein-releasing ABC transporter permease subunit, yielding MLLSRYERMIARRYLLPGRGEAFIFLVASISLIAVMLGVAALVVVMSVMNGFRAELFDKIVGLNGHAVVQGYDGQLRDWRQVLEEARATKGVTKAMPLVEQPLFASHNGRAEGVLLRGMRVSDLRHNATIADNVVVGSLDALKPGSKAVAIGSRLAEALGATVGSEISLTSLQGHATPFGTVPRIISYRVGAIFEVGVYDYDKTFVVMPMQDAQTLLLMGDSVGMIEMNVTDPDRVGEIVAPLAAKVGDRGLITDWRSMNAQLFEALKVDRLVTFVVLSIIILVAVFNILSSLIMLVRAKTRDIAILRTMGATRLGLLRIFMTVGTTIGALGIGAGLILGFVFIHFRQNVVAAIGFVTGQQVWDPSMRYLTELPAKTAPLEVVGIALMALVFSILATLYPAFKAASTDPVQVLRYE